The DNA region TCTCATTTTTTGATCTCCTTACATAGATTCTAACTTTACTAAATACATGATTGGTCATGTTTCTTATTTACTATATCATTTATCAAAGATGGCATCAAATTATACTAAGCTTTTTTAAGATTTCTTAATATTTCTTGATAGCGTCTTGTTGCCAGCGCACTTGGCTCGCCTTTTTTACAGAAACAAAACTTGGCCAATTTTGGAACAATACGCTCAACAACGATTTGACCATCTACCATTTTGGATTCCAGTGCTTTTAAGGCTTCCAAAAACCGGTTGTCTTTTTTTGCACGGTCATAAAAAGATAATACATAAACGTAAACAAAAAGATTGTAGTTGCGGAAGGGATATTCAACCTGCATGAACAAGGTGCCCATTCCGTAGTGACAGGGACCAATTGGTTTCCGAATTGTCCAATGTTCCAGTAAAAAGTCCACAGCCCTCTCAAGGGCTGGTTCTTGGTTGAACCCGTCCCTAAAGCGAAATGCATTCAAGACAGTCAGGGTTGGGAAAGGGTTTGAATACTCCGTTTCCGGCCCTCGCCCATAGCTAAACTTATTGCAACGCCAACCCCCATCGGTATACTGGATATCTAGAAGGTGTTGGAAAGTCTTTTGTATTCTAGCATCCCTCGCATACCCCATATGGCAGAGTACATTGGCAGCGTTAGCGGTTTGGCATGGGTATATAGAACCTGTAGGATACAACCTAAAACTTCCGTCTTCTTTCCATGTACTGAATATTAAGTCAGCACAATTTTCAAGTAGAGGGTCGTTGGGCTTTAAACCTAATTCTAGCAGATAGAGGACACAGTCTAGAGTGGAGAATGGTGATCCCTTTATAAGCCGTTTGTCCGGCGTCGTCCAGTAGTCTGCACCCTGATCATATCTATGTGACACAATCGCTTCATAATCTGATAAATATTGTTGATCTATAGGCATCTCTTTCCCTCCTATACATAAACCATAAATAATAAGGTCCTAAAAAAACTTTTTCAGATAGACCATATCTACAAGCTGTATACCACAGTCGTACATTGGTTTGTCATAATGATCCACGAAAAAATTCTTCACCCGATGAGACAACTCAAAACCACAACTTTCATAAAATCTTATAATTTGGGGACTATCTCCGGTTCCAACATACATAATCTTACATCTATCTTGATAATGCTCAAATAAGTATTTTATTAATCCCTTACCATAACCCTGCTTTTGACAGGATTCATATGTCGCAATATTTTTAAGCTCATATATGCCGTCTTCTTCTTGTGTTACAACACAAACACTCTTGAGATCATCATCGAACAAAGCAAACATGTCCCCACGTTCTAGATATAGATCAATCATATCCTCTTGTTCATCTGCTAATAATAATAAATCTAAATATCTTTTTTTATTCTCTCGAATCATTTCAATTTTCATCTTCGATACCTCATAATTATACTACGCATTTTAGACAGTTTATTAGTGCTATAAAATTATAGACTTTTTTTCAATTCTACCAAGGATTCTAATAAATCCTGCTCAAAAATAGTGCCTTCGCCAATTGGTATATAATACTTTTCTGTTTCTGCAATATATTTCTGCTTAAATTGTTCGTTTGCAATGATGGCACATCTCAGATTATGTATTCTGTCTGCCAACTTTACACATAAAGCCGTTTTATTCATTTTAATATTGTCGATATATTCATTCATAACATAACCATCATACTTGGTCAATAATTTTACCGCTTTTAGTACCTTCTGATTGCTAAGATCTAGAATTTCTTCTTCCGTAGCATCCGTATCTTCCAATAAATCGTGGAACAAGGCTGTTATTA from Petrocella atlantisensis includes:
- a CDS encoding prenyltransferase, whose product is MPIDQQYLSDYEAIVSHRYDQGADYWTTPDKRLIKGSPFSTLDCVLYLLELGLKPNDPLLENCADLIFSTWKEDGSFRLYPTGSIYPCQTANAANVLCHMGYARDARIQKTFQHLLDIQYTDGGWRCNKFSYGRGPETEYSNPFPTLTVLNAFRFRDGFNQEPALERAVDFLLEHWTIRKPIGPCHYGMGTLFMQVEYPFRNYNLFVYVYVLSFYDRAKKDNRFLEALKALESKMVDGQIVVERIVPKLAKFCFCKKGEPSALATRRYQEILRNLKKA
- a CDS encoding GNAT family N-acetyltransferase; translation: MKIEMIRENKKRYLDLLLLADEQEDMIDLYLERGDMFALFDDDLKSVCVVTQEEDGIYELKNIATYESCQKQGYGKGLIKYLFEHYQDRCKIMYVGTGDSPQIIRFYESCGFELSHRVKNFFVDHYDKPMYDCGIQLVDMVYLKKFF
- a CDS encoding HD domain-containing protein, whose translation is MDINAAKEFIIKKHKGQIRLGGEAYSSHPIAVAELMRSKALSEETIITALFHDLLEDTDATEEEILDLSNQKVLKAVKLLTKYDGYVMNEYIDNIKMNKTALCVKLADRIHNLRCAIIANEQFKQKYIAETEKYYIPIGEGTIFEQDLLESLVELKKSL